One window from the genome of Gemmatimonadaceae bacterium encodes:
- a CDS encoding serine/threonine-protein kinase, which produces MTQHSSEFLELQAALAGEYSLQRELGRGGMGIVYLARDVQLDRDVAIKVLPPDLARTPESRERFIREARTAAGLSHPHIVPIHRVGEATAPANQGAAGTRFVFFVMSYVEGETLGDRLRTNGALPPAEAARVLREVAWALAYAHGRGIVHRDVKPDNILLEAGTGRALVTDFGIAQRQDVASPDAIPGKIMGTAHFMSPEQAAGNSIDGRSDLYSLGVVGYLALSGRLPFESTALPALLVRQATEAPQSVLHVAPGIARELGAAIDRCLALDPADRFTDGEALAAALVPGPDTRPALPPTLRAWLGARNPLLVPFSAWSAGFSVLTIGNAVALATGNRGSHIRDVAILGSLALAPLVPIIGFHLNQARRQFRAGHTLADLRTAIELARRDRVESEALARDEEESAPIRLLRLSTVASATWLAVTFGLVMSRVLNEHTTGIAWILAPIGSTMLLGAASNAFDVQFLPTKLRQWWQTGIRDRLWNSRAGEWFARRLGAPDRSRAVGGGVFRPTEAALGVAASELFAALPKAYREQLSDLPAIVAALEARAAEARAGIDIVAALAPNGSSDAEVLAARRTAASTHLAQTVAALEGIRLDLLRLHAGASDLAPLTTLIDAARALDEDVNRLADAQREVNAATSRKPLGTARTPTPA; this is translated from the coding sequence ATGACGCAGCACTCCAGCGAATTTCTCGAGCTCCAGGCCGCCCTCGCCGGCGAATACTCCCTCCAGCGAGAGCTCGGCCGCGGCGGCATGGGCATCGTCTACCTCGCCCGCGATGTCCAGCTCGACCGCGACGTCGCCATCAAGGTGCTGCCGCCCGACCTCGCCCGTACGCCCGAGTCGCGCGAACGCTTCATTCGGGAAGCGCGCACTGCCGCCGGGCTTTCGCATCCTCACATCGTTCCGATCCACCGCGTCGGCGAAGCGACCGCACCGGCCAACCAGGGCGCCGCGGGCACTCGCTTCGTGTTCTTCGTCATGAGCTACGTAGAAGGCGAAACGCTCGGCGATCGCCTGCGCACGAATGGAGCGCTTCCGCCCGCCGAGGCAGCGCGTGTGTTGCGCGAGGTCGCGTGGGCGCTCGCGTACGCCCATGGCCGTGGCATCGTTCATCGCGACGTGAAACCCGACAACATTCTGCTCGAGGCGGGCACGGGTCGCGCGCTCGTCACGGACTTCGGCATTGCGCAACGCCAGGATGTCGCCTCACCCGACGCGATTCCAGGGAAGATCATGGGCACCGCGCACTTCATGAGTCCCGAGCAGGCCGCCGGCAACTCGATCGATGGCCGCAGCGACTTGTACTCGCTGGGCGTCGTCGGTTATCTCGCGCTGAGCGGCCGGTTGCCGTTCGAAAGCACCGCGCTTCCCGCGCTGCTCGTTCGTCAAGCGACGGAGGCGCCGCAGAGCGTGCTGCACGTCGCGCCGGGCATTGCGCGCGAGCTCGGCGCCGCGATCGATCGTTGTCTCGCGCTCGATCCCGCTGACCGCTTCACCGACGGCGAAGCATTGGCCGCCGCGCTGGTACCCGGTCCCGATACGCGGCCCGCGCTTCCACCAACATTGCGCGCGTGGCTCGGCGCGCGAAATCCGCTGCTCGTGCCATTCAGTGCCTGGTCCGCGGGCTTTAGCGTTCTCACAATTGGGAACGCGGTCGCGTTGGCGACTGGGAATCGGGGCAGTCATATCCGGGACGTCGCGATCCTCGGTTCGCTCGCGTTGGCGCCGCTCGTGCCAATCATCGGGTTCCATCTCAACCAGGCGCGGCGACAGTTTCGCGCCGGGCATACGCTCGCCGATCTGCGAACGGCGATTGAGCTCGCGCGCCGCGACCGCGTCGAGAGTGAGGCGCTTGCTCGCGACGAGGAAGAATCCGCCCCGATCCGCCTGTTGCGATTGAGCACGGTTGCTTCCGCGACCTGGCTCGCCGTCACGTTCGGACTCGTCATGTCGCGCGTCCTCAACGAACACACAACAGGCATCGCGTGGATCCTCGCGCCGATCGGATCGACGATGCTGCTCGGCGCCGCGAGCAACGCCTTCGACGTGCAGTTTCTTCCCACGAAGCTGCGCCAATGGTGGCAGACGGGAATTCGCGATCGTCTCTGGAACAGTCGCGCCGGCGAATGGTTCGCACGGCGACTCGGTGCTCCGGATCGCTCACGCGCGGTTGGAGGCGGTGTATTCCGTCCAACCGAAGCCGCGCTCGGCGTCGCCGCATCAGAGCTCTTCGCCGCCCTGCCGAAGGCGTATCGCGAACAACTCAGCGATTTGCCCGCGATCGTCGCCGCGCTCGAGGCCCGCGCCGCGGAGGCGAGGGCCGGGATCGACATCGTTGCCGCGCTTGCGCCGAACGGTTCGAGTGATGCTGAAGTCCTGGCGGCTCGTCGTACCGCCGCGTCGACGCATCTGGCGCAGACCGTCGCGGCATTGGAAGGCATTCGCCTCGACCTGCTGCGTCTCCACGCCGGCGCGAGCGATCTGGCGCCGCTCACGACGCTCATCGACGCGGCACGCGCGCTCGATGAAGACGTGAATCGCCTCGCCGACGCGCAGCGTGAGGTGAACGCGGCGACATCGCGCAAGCCGCTCGGGACAGCGCGCACTCCGACCCCGGCCTGA
- a CDS encoding amidase: MSPTRREALVQLAALTTLPFARWSVTAVDPLDGTIAEFQAGLRRGEWTSADVTARALERCRAEGTRWRAIDALAATALDEARSADARRRSGKSRGPLDGVPVFAKAIYDVNGLPTTASNAEWARLFPEVVRRDSIEVARLRAAGAVILGKTAADDFAYHGNGTSSHTGQVLNPHDPTGTKTPGGSSAGSAVAVSDGMAFAALGTDDGGSNRIPAQFTGVVGMKPTFGLVPRTGVIPTWPYLDTHGPLARHVADAALLLAAIAGADGSDPLSRADGWNAAPLMALRDDALSGIRLGIIDVHVPRAQMTSEAVAVWDRAVGDLRAAGAMVDTFAAQVTRVNYRDLFAAAAHDRGDVAVDADSPAPTANSLYRYFQGRTNDPRGAVRLGYSAYQKFYNVLPATFDECAPLLERPMTDDPAGRSFARSRATVVAALTESMRAAKIDAMVYPTMPFNAPRASDPWPDVRTALGYGNWLGLPEVSVPAGLGTDGMPALNVSIVGLPGSDARVLSFAHAYERQSRRFVAPPRGA, from the coding sequence ATGTCGCCCACTCGTCGCGAAGCGCTCGTGCAACTCGCCGCGCTCACCACGCTGCCGTTCGCGCGCTGGAGCGTCACCGCCGTCGATCCACTCGACGGCACGATCGCCGAATTCCAGGCCGGGCTTCGGCGCGGCGAATGGACGTCGGCCGACGTCACCGCTCGCGCGCTCGAGCGCTGCCGCGCCGAGGGCACGCGTTGGCGCGCGATCGATGCGCTCGCCGCTACGGCACTCGACGAAGCGCGATCCGCCGACGCGCGCCGTCGCAGCGGAAAATCGCGCGGGCCGCTCGACGGGGTTCCCGTGTTCGCGAAGGCGATCTACGACGTGAATGGATTGCCGACAACGGCGTCGAACGCCGAGTGGGCACGGCTCTTTCCAGAAGTCGTACGACGAGACTCGATCGAAGTCGCGCGTCTTCGTGCGGCCGGCGCCGTCATTCTCGGCAAAACGGCCGCTGACGATTTTGCGTATCACGGCAACGGAACCAGCAGTCATACCGGACAGGTGCTGAATCCGCACGATCCAACCGGCACGAAGACGCCGGGTGGTTCCAGCGCCGGATCGGCCGTCGCCGTCTCGGACGGAATGGCGTTCGCCGCGCTCGGCACCGACGACGGTGGATCGAATCGCATTCCCGCGCAATTCACCGGTGTGGTCGGAATGAAGCCAACGTTCGGCCTCGTGCCGCGCACCGGAGTGATTCCGACGTGGCCATATCTCGACACGCATGGCCCGCTCGCGCGTCACGTCGCCGATGCGGCGTTGTTGCTCGCCGCGATCGCAGGCGCGGACGGCTCCGATCCGCTCTCGCGCGCTGATGGGTGGAACGCCGCACCACTCATGGCGCTGCGCGACGACGCATTATCCGGCATCCGACTTGGCATTATTGATGTGCACGTCCCACGCGCGCAAATGACTTCTGAGGCCGTCGCGGTGTGGGATCGCGCCGTCGGTGATCTGCGCGCGGCGGGCGCAATGGTCGACACCTTCGCCGCGCAGGTCACGCGCGTGAACTATCGCGATCTGTTCGCGGCGGCCGCACACGATCGCGGCGACGTTGCCGTCGACGCCGATTCACCAGCACCGACTGCCAACTCACTCTATCGCTACTTCCAGGGACGAACGAACGATCCACGCGGCGCCGTTCGGCTCGGCTACAGCGCATATCAGAAGTTTTATAACGTGCTCCCGGCCACCTTCGACGAGTGCGCGCCGCTCCTCGAGCGGCCGATGACCGACGATCCAGCCGGACGCTCATTCGCTCGCTCGCGTGCAACCGTCGTCGCCGCGCTCACCGAGTCGATGCGCGCGGCGAAGATCGACGCGATGGTTTATCCGACCATGCCGTTCAACGCGCCGCGCGCCAGTGACCCGTGGCCGGACGTTCGCACCGCACTCGGCTACGGCAACTGGCTCGGTCTGCCCGAAGTGTCGGTGCCGGCGGGGCTCGGCACCGACGGAATGCCGGCGCTCAACGTCTCGATCGTCGGATTACCCGGCAGCGATGCGCGTGTGTTGTCATTCGCGCACGCGTACGAACGACAGTCGCGACGCTTCGTGGCGCCGCCGCGCGGTGCGTAG
- a CDS encoding RsmD family RNA methyltransferase gives MRIVAGKFAGRDLTSPNDTRVRPTAEHVRVALLDALADELRDARVLDLFAGTGALGLEAISRGARSADFVEFRPSSLHALRANVAVLRLRDRTRIFKRDALPFAAQLGEGSYDVAFADPPYESRMLDRLIETWVATRFAPVLAVEHARAHELPPAAWRRTIDDTALSIYRAPLAAPAPVR, from the coding sequence ATGCGAATCGTTGCGGGAAAATTCGCCGGCCGCGATCTGACATCGCCAAACGACACGCGTGTACGGCCGACGGCCGAACACGTGCGCGTCGCCTTGCTGGACGCGCTCGCCGACGAGCTCCGCGATGCGCGCGTACTCGATCTCTTTGCCGGCACAGGCGCGCTCGGTCTCGAAGCGATTTCCCGCGGTGCTCGCTCGGCCGACTTCGTCGAGTTTCGCCCGTCGAGCCTGCATGCGCTGCGCGCGAACGTGGCCGTGTTACGACTGCGCGATCGCACGCGCATCTTCAAGCGCGATGCACTGCCGTTCGCCGCGCAGCTCGGTGAAGGCAGCTACGATGTCGCGTTCGCCGATCCGCCGTACGAGTCACGCATGCTCGATCGGTTGATCGAGACCTGGGTTGCCACGCGATTCGCGCCGGTGCTCGCCGTCGAGCATGCCCGCGCGCACGAGTTGCCACCGGCCGCGTGGCGCCGCACGATCGACGACACCGCCCTTTCCATATATAGGGCGCCGCTCGCGGCACCGGCGCCGGTGAGATAG
- a CDS encoding helix-turn-helix domain-containing protein: MPILNPRFADSTRGRIVDLLRRRNRTVDELAAELGVTDNAVRLQLQLLERDGMVRSSGVRRDGGVGKPATFYEIVPSAEASLSNAYLPFLSTLLRALGERLTPQAFRALMRDVGHRLAGDSPSTERDIEARVEVASRILNDLGGLTTIERSPDGRTIMIRGCGCPLSVAVAERKEVCGAVQVMLSDVIGSEVREHCSRGDRPQCCFEIAR; the protein is encoded by the coding sequence ATGCCGATCCTGAACCCCCGATTCGCCGATTCGACGCGAGGCCGCATCGTCGATTTGCTGCGGCGGCGCAACCGTACGGTGGACGAGCTTGCCGCGGAGCTCGGCGTCACCGATAACGCGGTGCGGCTGCAGCTGCAGCTGCTCGAGCGCGACGGCATGGTGCGGTCGAGCGGCGTGCGCCGTGACGGCGGGGTGGGAAAGCCCGCGACCTTCTATGAGATCGTACCGTCAGCCGAGGCGTCGCTGTCGAACGCGTATTTGCCGTTTCTCTCGACGCTGCTGCGCGCGCTTGGCGAGCGGCTGACGCCACAGGCCTTTCGCGCGTTGATGCGGGACGTCGGCCACCGCCTCGCCGGCGATTCGCCGAGCACGGAGCGTGACATCGAAGCGCGCGTCGAGGTGGCGTCGCGGATCCTGAACGATCTTGGCGGGCTCACCACGATCGAGCGCTCTCCGGATGGGCGGACGATCATGATCCGAGGCTGCGGTTGTCCGTTATCGGTCGCGGTCGCGGAGCGGAAGGAAGTCTGCGGCGCCGTTCAGGTGATGCTGAGCGATGTGATCGGGAGTGAAGTCCGAGAGCACTGTAGCCGAGGAGATAGACCGCAGTGCTGTTTCGAGATCGCTCGATAG
- the folE gene encoding GTP cyclohydrolase I FolE, which translates to MTTTLPWRSAPQIQSTNDEYAELVARQLALLGEDPDREGLMKTPERVATAMSWLTSGYRMSPADVVGDALFEESHQSMVLVRDIEMYSMCEHHMLPFFGKCHIAYIPNGKIVGLSKLPRIVEVFARRLQVQERLTEEIAQAIDDVLKPAGVGVVIEAVHLCMMMRGVEKQNSKTLTSALRGSFRDDARTRDEFLRLAYRT; encoded by the coding sequence ATGACGACGACGCTACCCTGGCGCTCCGCGCCCCAAATTCAGTCCACGAACGACGAATACGCTGAACTGGTCGCTCGACAGCTCGCGCTGCTCGGAGAGGATCCCGACCGCGAAGGCTTGATGAAAACGCCCGAGCGCGTCGCCACGGCGATGAGCTGGTTGACCTCGGGCTATCGGATGTCGCCAGCCGACGTCGTCGGCGACGCGCTGTTCGAGGAGTCGCATCAGAGCATGGTGCTCGTGCGCGACATCGAGATGTACAGCATGTGCGAGCACCACATGCTGCCGTTCTTCGGCAAGTGTCACATCGCGTACATCCCGAACGGCAAGATCGTGGGCCTCTCCAAGCTGCCGCGCATCGTCGAAGTGTTCGCGCGCCGGCTGCAGGTGCAGGAACGTCTCACGGAGGAGATCGCCCAAGCAATCGACGACGTGCTCAAGCCAGCCGGCGTCGGTGTCGTCATCGAAGCCGTGCATCTCTGCATGATGATGCGCGGCGTCGAAAAGCAGAACTCGAAGACGCTGACCAGCGCGCTGCGCGGAAGTTTCCGCGACGATGCGCGCACCCGCGACGAGTTTCTCCGGCTCGCGTACCGCACCTGA
- a CDS encoding DUF4142 domain-containing protein produces the protein MNKFMHRASITAFAASALLVLPSLASAQKQQGNAAAKLDDPTIVAIFDAANTWDVETGTLAEKKASSKEVRDFGHMIARDHRAVRQQGRDLAKKLGVTPTPPKDFAMVKDHEAAMKKLESLKGKEFDKAFLEHEVAYHKAVIDAINTTLMPALQNQEVKDLVTKVAPAFKAHEDAAQNLLDKQK, from the coding sequence ATGAACAAGTTTATGCATCGCGCGTCCATCACCGCCTTTGCGGCCTCAGCGCTGCTCGTCCTTCCGTCGCTCGCCTCGGCCCAGAAGCAGCAGGGCAATGCCGCCGCGAAGCTCGACGATCCGACCATCGTCGCGATCTTCGACGCCGCGAACACCTGGGACGTCGAGACCGGCACGCTGGCCGAGAAAAAGGCGAGCTCCAAGGAAGTGCGTGACTTCGGCCACATGATCGCGCGCGACCACCGCGCCGTTCGCCAGCAGGGTCGCGATCTCGCGAAGAAGCTCGGCGTCACGCCGACGCCGCCGAAGGATTTTGCGATGGTCAAGGATCACGAAGCCGCGATGAAGAAGCTCGAGAGCCTCAAGGGCAAGGAATTCGACAAGGCGTTCCTCGAGCATGAAGTCGCGTATCACAAGGCAGTCATCGACGCGATCAACACGACGCTGATGCCGGCGCTGCAGAACCAGGAAGTGAAGGACCTCGTGACGAAGGTCGCGCCCGCGTTCAAGGCGCACGAGGATGCCGCGCAGAATCTGCTCGACAAGCAGAAGTAG
- a CDS encoding alpha/beta hydrolase, with product MAILSLTHQYVRPVDPSSHTTLLLLHGTGGDEHDLLPLGRALLPGAGMLSPRGKVLENGMPRFFRRLAEGVFDQEDLAVRTDELAEFVDQAADAYAFDRARVIAAGFSNGANIAASMLLRKGAVLRGAALFSPMVPFEPTAPVSLASTRVFIGAGRRDPIVPLPQVERLRELLVQSGADVTLHWQDGGHTITNDELAAAQQWISP from the coding sequence ATGGCCATCCTCAGCCTCACCCATCAATACGTGCGTCCGGTCGACCCGTCGTCGCACACGACGCTGCTGCTTCTGCACGGCACCGGCGGCGATGAACACGATCTGTTGCCGCTCGGGCGTGCGCTGCTTCCCGGCGCCGGCATGTTGAGCCCGCGCGGCAAGGTGCTCGAGAACGGAATGCCGCGCTTTTTTCGGCGGCTCGCGGAAGGCGTGTTCGATCAGGAAGACCTCGCGGTGCGCACGGACGAGCTGGCGGAGTTCGTCGATCAGGCTGCGGACGCGTACGCCTTCGATCGCGCGCGCGTCATCGCGGCTGGATTCTCGAACGGTGCGAACATCGCCGCGAGCATGCTGCTTCGCAAAGGCGCGGTGTTGCGAGGCGCCGCGCTGTTCAGTCCCATGGTTCCGTTCGAGCCGACGGCACCCGTTTCACTTGCGAGCACGCGCGTGTTCATCGGCGCGGGACGGCGCGATCCAATCGTTCCGTTGCCGCAAGTCGAACGGCTGCGCGAATTGCTGGTGCAGTCGGGCGCCGATGTCACGCTTCATTGGCAGGACGGCGGCCACACGATCACCAACGACGAGCTCGCGGCGGCGCAGCAATGGATCTCGCCGTGA
- a CDS encoding ring-cleaving dioxygenase — translation MELLGIHHLTAVSAKIRDNHQFYTKTLGMRLVKRSVNQDDVSAYHLFYADAKGSPGSDLTFFDWPVQPERRGTRSIIRTSLRVNGLGALEWWAAHLRGQKLRSGEVIERDGRLTLDFEDPEGQRLSLVDDGGAGNGNPWDRSPVAPEHQVRGLGPIVLSVPRLEPTDVILQKVLNMRPVRTYAHPENAAHTVHVYEMGSGGPAAELHIAVQPDLPPTHPGAGGVHHVAFRTPDADYDAWADRLVSMRVPNSGKVDRFWFRSLYFREPNGILFEIASDGPGFAVDEDPNTLGEKVVLPPFLEAHRDEIVANLKPID, via the coding sequence ATGGAACTCCTCGGCATTCATCATCTCACCGCCGTGTCGGCGAAGATTCGCGACAATCACCAGTTCTACACGAAGACGCTTGGGATGCGGCTCGTGAAGCGCTCGGTGAATCAGGACGACGTCAGCGCATATCATCTCTTCTACGCCGACGCGAAAGGTTCGCCCGGCAGCGATCTCACGTTCTTCGACTGGCCCGTGCAACCCGAGCGCCGCGGCACGCGTTCGATCATTCGGACGAGCTTGCGCGTGAACGGCCTGGGCGCGCTCGAGTGGTGGGCGGCGCATCTGCGCGGGCAGAAGTTGCGTTCCGGCGAGGTAATCGAGCGCGACGGACGCCTCACGCTCGACTTCGAGGATCCGGAAGGCCAGCGCCTGTCGCTGGTCGACGACGGCGGAGCGGGCAATGGCAATCCGTGGGACAGGAGTCCGGTTGCGCCGGAGCATCAGGTGCGCGGGCTTGGCCCGATCGTGCTCAGCGTGCCGCGGCTCGAGCCAACGGACGTCATTCTTCAGAAGGTTCTCAACATGCGACCGGTGCGCACGTACGCGCATCCGGAGAACGCCGCGCACACGGTTCACGTGTACGAGATGGGCAGCGGTGGGCCCGCCGCGGAGCTGCACATCGCCGTGCAGCCGGACTTGCCGCCGACCCATCCGGGCGCGGGCGGCGTACACCACGTTGCGTTTCGCACACCCGACGCGGATTACGACGCGTGGGCCGATCGACTCGTGAGCATGCGTGTGCCGAACAGCGGAAAGGTCGATCGCTTCTGGTTTCGCAGTCTCTACTTCCGCGAACCGAACGGCATTCTGTTCGAGATCGCGTCCGACGGACCGGGCTTCGCCGTCGACGAAGATCCCAACACGCTCGGTGAAAAAGTCGTTCTGCCGCCATTTCTCGAGGCGCATCGCGACGAGATCGTCGCGAACCTCAAACCGATCGACTGA
- a CDS encoding MarR family transcriptional regulator, whose amino-acid sequence MTRTPTGIHTWLVLWKAARAVETRAHESIGHTGLGATDFAVLEALLHKGPLPVNTLGRKLLLTSGSITTAVDRLEDKGLVSRADDPNDRRVRVVELTREGRKLIVPAFARHEKDLEQAVSALTPRERTTLVNLLRKLGKGAELQK is encoded by the coding sequence ATGACGCGCACCCCGACCGGCATTCACACCTGGCTCGTTCTCTGGAAAGCTGCCCGCGCCGTCGAGACTCGTGCCCACGAGTCCATCGGCCACACGGGACTCGGCGCTACCGATTTCGCCGTGCTCGAGGCACTGCTGCACAAAGGGCCGCTGCCGGTGAACACGCTCGGACGAAAGCTGCTGCTGACCAGCGGGTCGATCACCACCGCGGTCGATCGCCTCGAGGACAAGGGCCTCGTCTCGCGCGCCGACGATCCAAACGATCGCCGAGTGCGGGTGGTCGAGCTCACGCGCGAGGGGCGAAAGCTGATCGTCCCGGCGTTCGCGCGGCACGAGAAGGATCTCGAACAGGCCGTGTCGGCACTGACGCCGCGCGAACGCACTACACTCGTCAATCTGCTCCGCAAGCTCGGCAAGGGCGCGGAACTTCAGAAATAA
- a CDS encoding LLM class flavin-dependent oxidoreductase — protein sequence MHIGVYSFADTTPDVGPERRLRDLIEEIQLADEVGLDVFGVGEHHRPDYAVSSPAVVLGAAAVRTKRIRLTSAVTVLSSDDPVRVFQDFATVDLLSGGRAEIMAGRGSFIESFPLFGYDLHDYDALFSAKLDLLLELRNNERVSWSGKHRTPLDELGVYPRPVQRPLPVWIAVGGTPQSVIRAATLGLPLAIAIIGGSPEHFVPMVELYRDTAARAGHDPAALAVGINSHAFVGEDSQAAADAFFPSYAAAMTRIGRERGWPPTTRRQFDTSRSPAGALLVGSVQEVIDKILHEHQLFHHQRFLAQMDVGCVPHASLMKSIELLGTRVAPVVRREIDG from the coding sequence ATGCACATTGGCGTATACAGCTTTGCCGACACGACGCCCGACGTCGGCCCGGAGCGGCGGTTGCGCGATCTCATCGAAGAGATCCAACTCGCGGACGAAGTAGGCCTGGATGTATTCGGCGTGGGCGAACATCATCGCCCCGACTATGCCGTGTCGTCCCCTGCCGTCGTGCTCGGCGCCGCCGCCGTGCGCACCAAACGAATTCGGCTGACGAGCGCCGTTACGGTCCTCAGCTCGGACGACCCCGTTCGCGTCTTTCAGGACTTCGCGACCGTGGATCTGCTCTCCGGCGGCCGCGCGGAGATCATGGCGGGGCGCGGTTCCTTCATCGAGTCGTTTCCGTTGTTTGGCTACGATCTCCACGATTACGACGCGCTGTTCAGCGCGAAGCTCGATCTCTTGCTCGAGCTTCGTAACAACGAGAGGGTCTCCTGGTCGGGCAAACATCGGACTCCGCTCGACGAGCTCGGTGTGTATCCCCGGCCGGTGCAGCGGCCTCTGCCCGTGTGGATTGCCGTCGGCGGAACGCCGCAATCCGTAATCCGCGCGGCGACGCTCGGACTTCCACTCGCGATCGCGATCATCGGCGGATCGCCCGAACACTTCGTCCCGATGGTCGAGCTCTACCGCGACACGGCGGCTCGCGCGGGTCACGACCCCGCAGCCCTGGCCGTGGGCATCAACTCACATGCGTTCGTCGGCGAAGATTCGCAGGCGGCCGCGGACGCGTTTTTTCCGTCGTACGCCGCGGCGATGACGCGCATCGGGCGCGAACGCGGCTGGCCGCCGACCACGCGCCGGCAGTTCGACACATCGCGATCGCCCGCCGGCGCGCTGCTCGTCGGCAGCGTGCAGGAAGTCATCGACAAGATTCTGCACGAGCACCAGCTCTTTCATCATCAGCGCTTTCTCGCGCAGATGGACGTGGGGTGCGTACCGCACGCGTCACTGATGAAGTCGATCGAGCTGCTCGGCACCAGAGTGGCGCCCGTCGTTCGTCGAGAGATCGACGGCTGA